The DNA window TATGTTACAAAAAATTGCCCAATGCTATTTATTTGGGtcctttttattaatttctgtCATTGCGAAGTTTAGTTGATCTTGCACATATTCCCAGTCAATCTAATGCTAAATTGTTCTATagaacagaaatatagaaattgtaTCTTATAATACTAGCTGTTTTGTTCCAAGATTACAATAGAAATAGGTAGAAGGATGGCTTAGTAGTTAGCTGAGATGGGGCTCTAAATTTAATAATTACCAATTCCTACCAAAGACACAATCTACATGGAATATATATCCTGTCTGCTATGTGTTTATTGGTTTACCCAACTTGGAAAatctttaaatgtatgtttatatatttgtagtgGTAACATTATATAGTAGCTTCCTTTAGTTTTATGGACTGATGTTAACATTTCTATGTAGGTAggtaggaagaaagaaagaaatttgaGTACTTACTCTGGCAGATTTGACCATCTTTACTCTTCTCTCGAGGTCCTAGATTACGTCTCCTCTTGGCCTTCAAATTTTTTGAGCCAGTCTGCATTATATTGTTAAAATCAGTAGTATCAGTTACATTTCATTCTTTGACTTTCATGCTTCCTAATTATTTACACTTTGAACAATTTTGAAGGCTAAAtcatgaatatttaaattttattattcataaaagttATGCactcaatagaaaaaaattgagatGAGAGTTCTGACTTgactgaatattaaaaaaagcatattcaAATATTCTTAAACACTAGCCTATGGTTGCTATATAGGCTGATATACACGTAGCATAGGCTCATACTGGGGCGGGAGGCACAGCAGGCttatttttttgataaactaTTGAATGCTTTTTGTGATGTTAAATAAATCCATGGTTATCATGTAAACATGTTCACCCcattcattttcagaatgttcTGAAGTTGCTTGGTACTATGCACCATTCCTTTACCATGGAATTTCAGGATACTTTCTCAGACAATAACCTATGTATTCCATGAATGTATAGGCTGCTATTTATCTATGATGGAATGTGTTTCCAGCTGTAGCCTTGTCAATCCTATGTTTGCAGACCACAGTGTGTAAATTACTGCCAAACGTGATCAGACAGAATTATCAGCAGACATATGTTGTTTCctccaaaaatattatttcaaagccatGATGATGGATAGATTTTAGCTATCGCTCTGCTGTTCACTTACCTTTCTtagcaatctttttattttgacttCTTGAGAATTGATGTGGCCTTGGTGGGTGTCCACTATCATCTGGAGTGCATCAATTTGCATATTTTGCTTTTCAATTATTGACTGGAAAAGAGAAATGTTTGGTTAATAATGTATTTCTATCAATattaaaaatggatttattaTAATACAGACTGCTTTGTTTAtgaaatgacacattttatgaaaaatatttgaattattacaATGAAGCTCAGGAGTTAACTAAAACTGCGGTGTTTTTATATTCTGTAGTCGTTGGTCTAAAGCAGAGGCACCAAACTGAAAtaaacagtgggccaaaatgaaaaaaattggacaaagtcataggccaaccttgatatttattttaaaaaatatctacaattgaggaaggtcgctaatgaatgtcatcAGAGGAAGGGGCGCTTGTGGGTTCTAATTGACGCGCTAGCAGAGCATTcagggatttgtagtattagtgaTGCATGCACTGTCTCccggcgggccagctctagaagccatttggtattttctcaccagccaaatataattacagggCGGGCCAGATTTGGTCCGGGGGCCTGGGTTTGCCACCCCTGGTCTAAAGTATGAGCAAATGTACATGAATGCCATTAAAGAAATATGGCCAAACCATTGTTGAGCTCCTTGTGGAAATACTAATCTTCTAGCTGTATTCTTTAAATGAACAAAGTCTGGAACAAAGTCAGTGGACAATTCCAACCTATACAGTTCTCCGATAGCAGGTGTTCTTTAAATGTTGCTtcaaaaaagattaaaaccaaTAGAAgtgttaaaaagtaatttaagctGTCTAATCAAGGTTTGGGGCACATTCTGTGGAATGTTTGGGTAAAATTAGACCAGGAATCTTACTAGCTATTATAAGCAGTAGCTTCATTTACCTTTGCCCCATTTTTATTTATCTCAAACAAtgactcatttttttattttaagtaaagcaAAATGTGGGCTTTATAAACCACAGTCTGCTTTAAAGAGGTATATGCAAAATAATTAGTAGAACCAGTCTAACCTACACTCTCAAAACATTGCTGATGATTGCTGTTCTGAACAGGATAATTTAGATAGTAGATTTGCTAGCTGTGGATCAGAACACAAAAAATAGTGTTTACCAATTTCCAAAAATAATACTAAGTTTACAGATCGGGTCCATGTCAATAGTAAAGACATTTGGCGCCCCAACCATCATTTGGCGCCCTTCTTCAAAGCACATCTGCtctaaatttttaataatatgaatgGTGCAACACCAGTTCTGCCCTAGATAGTCATTTGCAAATGGAGCAATATAAAGTGTTACATATTCCAAATCACAgcaaataaatatgaaacaataaGCAATAGTTAAATGCATTTACAAGTTTGCATATCCAAAAGGAACACTTTGATTTAACCAgattgtaacaatatattttatacattatgtaCGTGTTTGCATGAAAGTGCACACCTGTTTTAGCAGTATTTTTATTCACTGATAATAGCGCTACAACTAAACACAATGAATTCAATTATGAGCCCAGAGTCTTACCATAATATCTGATGTGTTGGCAGAGAGATGCTCCTTTTCTCTTGTATCCAAAGCTATCTGTACCTTCTTCTCTAGAGGCTTGATCATGTTATCCAGAGATATTCCTTCTTCCTGCAGTTTCACAAGTTCTTCTGATATTTCTGCAAGAGCCttatacattttatcattatcTTCCAAGCTTCTTGTTTTGGTTTCAAGTTCTTCTCCAAGTTTGCTGGTTTGTTTGATTTGCTCTGAAAGTTTTTCCAGGGTTGAATTAAACTGTTTCAATTGCTGGAAAATACTTTTAATCTGTATTTTGGTATAGTTAACTTCTCTTCTTAATCCTGTTCCAATCTGGAGAAGACCTTCTGACAGTAGATTGACTTCATCTCTAGAGTAAGGTGGCAGGTCTGGATTTTGCAATGCCCAAGATTCCTGCACAGGTATACCTAGAAGGCATATTAAACACAGCAGAGAAATGCTTCCAGTGGCTGGCATTGTAGTGCTTAGATTGAAAGTAGATTGTAAATGAAAGTTATCAGTGTGGTCCCTCTACTTTTCAGGCAGGAGATCTGTATAAGCCAGGACAGCAAGTCAGGCTGAATCAGTGTTCTCTGAATTCCTCAGATTAACTCTTTGCTGTATGAGGACAGCTGTCATTTCTATGGTTGAGAATATTCTGTCTctgcaaaatacatagaaataggATTTAAAATACCATGTTGTATcc is part of the Pyxicephalus adspersus chromosome 3, UCB_Pads_2.0, whole genome shotgun sequence genome and encodes:
- the LOC140326014 gene encoding angiopoietin-related protein 3-like, with product MPATGSISLLCLICLLGIPVQESWALQNPDLPPYSRDEVNLLSEGLLQIGTGLRREVNYTKIQIKSIFQQLKQFNSTLEKLSEQIKQTSKLGEELETKTRSLEDNDKMYKALAEISEELVKLQEEGISLDNMIKPLEKKVQIALDTREKEHLSANTSDIMSIIEKQNMQIDALQMIVDTHQGHINSQEVKIKRLLRKTGSKNLKAKRRRNLGPREKSKDGQICQTQN